In one window of Poriferisphaera corsica DNA:
- a CDS encoding discoidin domain-containing protein, giving the protein MRRCILMVCSLLYLLVGGMVKADSTPVMVDPAIDDSGRFSYLAKSSTSLSMMGSERACQVTFDGSLYTGWAELCFAYGLDYKAVMNRSKRLFDGWMPIVSMVQVKDGIAYEVEAFYMTLDGKPESRAVVFAKITAKNVSTEVKPFGFAAGLRFNTGDHRIVEMNQGWFDVNWSYEMANDYLIRGDKVVYFFDSNGKKEAVLGDKYHDMFSGKAKHILEDTPVGVKKHEGTLEVGEEISTTFKMPLEPIGIEDIGFISAIKSANYDEYKEQTIRYWNGLKNQGAQVFIPEEAVNDARMTNLMYTWQAVYPKDNGKWLQGVNKFQYKGFWLRDAAYIIHSDDVWGYHEIARKLLDVMPEYQGVNGLFYTYANQLDGFGQALYVLANHAIVTGDKEYAEKIYPMFIPALDWLKKVSAEDDFGLMPFTDVGDNEAIRGHFTGHNFWALLGIRSAWRIANWLREDEDAKVFEAEYKRLYDALMIAIEKKSGSDGALTPGLDAEGGQDWGNLIGVFPAEVMKPWDKHVGATLAKMHAEKFDEGVMTYMGTIHHYLTVKEAQSHIFRDEQLETLEHFYAIMAHMGSTWEMFEWNVEPWSSRDAFVNYPPHGWGSAMFNLMLRNMLIHERGGEGGLGQREIHIGAVLSPEWIKAGQKLVFKNAGTECGPVSFEYTFKEDGAEVLIDGDWHTEPRNVVIHVPFAAKLKSVTADCAPIRMLVDKVVLPADVKKVVFKWDVDKSIVLNYQETIDAYKQTYREKAEEFVKEGGELMQVTTPAWLDTEGREAAFNKLYGKEIVGIAVGKPVKISGIEGSHPAQLAVDGNAHSLMSSWWVGPPAPQWLEIDLEEVKSIDRVHVYPYWGGNRYYQYQVEVSVDGETWNVIADMSQNTKIETPRGREHRFDSIDARYVKITMLYNSSNPSMHLVELRVFEAK; this is encoded by the coding sequence ATGCGTCGTTGTATCTTGATGGTGTGCAGCCTGTTGTATCTGCTGGTTGGTGGCATGGTTAAAGCTGATTCAACACCAGTGATGGTAGACCCGGCAATCGATGATTCTGGGAGATTCAGTTATCTCGCAAAAAGTTCGACAAGTTTATCAATGATGGGATCGGAACGTGCGTGCCAAGTGACGTTTGATGGGTCGCTATATACGGGATGGGCGGAGCTGTGTTTTGCGTATGGACTGGATTATAAGGCGGTGATGAATCGATCTAAGCGATTATTTGATGGATGGATGCCGATTGTCAGTATGGTGCAGGTGAAAGATGGGATAGCGTATGAGGTGGAAGCGTTTTATATGACGCTGGACGGAAAGCCTGAGTCGAGGGCAGTTGTGTTTGCAAAAATAACTGCGAAGAACGTTTCGACAGAGGTGAAGCCATTTGGGTTTGCTGCAGGACTTCGTTTTAATACAGGTGATCACCGGATTGTTGAAATGAACCAAGGTTGGTTTGATGTGAATTGGTCATATGAGATGGCCAATGATTATCTTATTCGCGGTGATAAGGTGGTCTATTTTTTTGATAGTAATGGAAAGAAAGAAGCTGTATTAGGGGATAAATACCATGATATGTTCAGCGGAAAGGCTAAGCATATATTAGAAGACACGCCGGTTGGGGTAAAAAAACACGAAGGAACATTAGAAGTTGGAGAAGAGATAAGTACAACATTTAAGATGCCGCTTGAGCCGATTGGAATAGAGGATATTGGATTTATTAGCGCAATTAAAAGTGCTAATTATGATGAGTACAAAGAGCAAACTATTAGATATTGGAATGGATTAAAAAACCAAGGAGCACAGGTTTTTATCCCTGAAGAGGCGGTGAACGACGCCCGAATGACGAATTTGATGTATACGTGGCAAGCAGTGTATCCGAAGGATAATGGGAAGTGGTTGCAAGGTGTAAACAAGTTCCAGTACAAGGGATTCTGGTTGCGTGATGCGGCTTATATTATTCATAGCGATGATGTATGGGGATATCATGAGATTGCACGCAAGTTGCTCGATGTGATGCCTGAGTACCAAGGGGTAAATGGGCTATTTTACACATATGCGAACCAGCTAGACGGTTTTGGCCAAGCTTTATATGTACTGGCTAATCATGCAATAGTCACAGGGGACAAGGAATATGCTGAAAAGATTTACCCGATGTTCATACCTGCGTTAGATTGGTTAAAGAAGGTAAGTGCGGAGGATGATTTTGGACTAATGCCGTTTACGGATGTGGGGGATAATGAGGCGATTCGCGGTCACTTTACAGGACATAACTTCTGGGCGTTACTTGGAATTCGTAGTGCATGGCGTATTGCGAACTGGTTGAGGGAAGATGAAGATGCGAAAGTTTTTGAGGCCGAATACAAGCGTTTGTATGACGCGTTAATGATTGCGATTGAGAAGAAGAGTGGTTCTGATGGTGCGTTGACGCCGGGGCTTGATGCTGAGGGTGGACAAGATTGGGGGAACCTGATTGGTGTGTTTCCTGCGGAGGTGATGAAGCCTTGGGATAAGCATGTGGGGGCGACGCTTGCGAAGATGCATGCTGAGAAGTTTGATGAAGGTGTGATGACGTACATGGGTACGATTCACCATTATCTAACAGTGAAGGAAGCCCAGAGTCATATTTTCCGTGATGAGCAATTAGAAACACTTGAACATTTTTATGCGATCATGGCGCATATGGGTTCGACATGGGAAATGTTCGAATGGAATGTTGAGCCATGGAGTAGCCGGGATGCATTTGTGAATTACCCACCACATGGTTGGGGGTCAGCGATGTTTAATTTGATGCTGCGAAATATGTTGATTCATGAACGTGGCGGCGAAGGTGGGCTTGGGCAACGTGAGATTCATATTGGTGCGGTGCTGTCGCCGGAATGGATCAAGGCTGGGCAGAAACTTGTATTTAAAAATGCTGGAACAGAATGTGGGCCAGTGTCGTTTGAGTACACGTTTAAGGAAGATGGGGCTGAGGTTTTGATTGATGGTGATTGGCATACTGAGCCGCGGAATGTGGTGATACATGTGCCGTTTGCTGCGAAATTGAAGAGCGTGACCGCAGATTGTGCGCCTATTCGAATGTTAGTCGATAAAGTTGTTTTGCCAGCGGATGTGAAGAAAGTTGTGTTCAAGTGGGATGTGGACAAGTCGATTGTTTTGAATTACCAGGAAACGATTGATGCTTATAAACAAACGTATCGTGAGAAGGCGGAAGAATTTGTTAAAGAGGGTGGCGAGCTAATGCAAGTAACGACGCCTGCGTGGTTGGATACAGAAGGGCGCGAAGCTGCGTTTAACAAGTTGTATGGCAAGGAGATCGTCGGGATTGCTGTTGGCAAACCAGTAAAGATCTCTGGAATTGAAGGATCACATCCGGCTCAGTTAGCAGTGGATGGCAATGCTCACAGCTTGATGAGTTCATGGTGGGTTGGGCCGCCTGCTCCGCAGTGGCTAGAGATTGATCTTGAAGAAGTAAAGTCAATTGATCGCGTGCATGTGTATCCATACTGGGGCGGCAATCGATACTACCAATATCAGGTTGAGGTTTCGGTTGATGGTGAGACATGGAATGTGATTGCGGATATGAGTCAGAATACGAAGATTGAAACGCCGCGGGGGAGAGAGCACAGGTTTGATTCGATTGATGCAAGATATGTGAAGATTACGATGCTATATAACAGTTCGAATCCGAGTATGCACCTAGTCGAATTGCGAGTGTTTGAAGCAAAGTAA
- a CDS encoding GH1 family beta-glucosidase gives MTFPEDFLWGAATSSYQIEGAWDADGKGESVWDAFTHTPGNIQANHTGDIACDHYHRYQEDVDIMQYIGLKGYRFSINWTRVFPDGVGRINQPGLDFYSKLVDALLAANIDPCVTLFHWEYPRALQLRGGWLNPDSSKWFAEYTQAVVNHLSDRVQKWMTLNEPQCFVGRAHYQGFDAPGLKLSMRDALLVCHNALLAHGRAVQTIRQHAKSTPHVGWAPVGVNRVPATEDQAHIDAARKLMMQAVINEKDPFWTNTWFSDPAILGHYPQDGLDYYKDQMDWYNPDDMKIICQPLDFYGANIYSGSVVTIDSEGNSKLETPALGRPATTSNWAVEPRAMKWGLKFLYERYNLPIYITENGLSNTDWVQANGRVSDPQRIDFLYQYLLALEEAIDDGVDVRGYFQWSLLDNFEWIIGYNSRFGLVHVDYETQQRTLKDSAYWYKRVIELNSPQEASAELTPMQQI, from the coding sequence ATGACTTTTCCTGAAGATTTTCTCTGGGGCGCCGCCACCAGTTCATATCAAATCGAAGGGGCGTGGGATGCTGATGGCAAAGGCGAATCAGTCTGGGATGCCTTCACGCACACACCCGGCAACATCCAAGCAAACCATACTGGTGACATTGCTTGCGATCACTACCATCGCTATCAAGAAGATGTCGACATCATGCAGTACATCGGCCTCAAAGGCTATCGATTTTCAATCAACTGGACCCGAGTTTTTCCTGATGGCGTTGGACGAATTAACCAACCAGGTCTTGATTTCTATAGCAAGCTCGTTGATGCACTGCTTGCAGCAAATATCGACCCTTGCGTCACGCTTTTTCATTGGGAATACCCACGCGCTCTTCAACTTCGCGGCGGTTGGCTCAATCCCGACAGTTCTAAGTGGTTTGCGGAATATACCCAAGCAGTTGTTAATCATCTTTCGGATCGTGTTCAAAAATGGATGACGCTCAATGAGCCCCAATGTTTCGTCGGTCGTGCTCATTATCAAGGCTTCGACGCCCCAGGTCTCAAACTATCCATGCGTGATGCTCTGCTCGTTTGCCATAACGCATTACTTGCACATGGACGCGCAGTTCAAACAATTCGACAGCACGCTAAATCAACCCCGCATGTCGGTTGGGCGCCCGTTGGTGTTAACCGTGTTCCCGCAACCGAAGACCAAGCCCACATCGACGCCGCACGCAAACTTATGATGCAAGCGGTAATCAACGAAAAAGATCCCTTCTGGACCAACACATGGTTCAGTGATCCTGCTATCCTCGGTCATTACCCTCAGGACGGACTCGATTACTACAAAGATCAAATGGATTGGTATAACCCCGATGACATGAAGATCATCTGCCAGCCTCTTGATTTCTACGGCGCCAATATCTATTCAGGCTCCGTTGTCACGATCGATTCTGAAGGCAACTCAAAACTCGAAACACCCGCACTTGGTCGGCCTGCTACGACTTCCAATTGGGCTGTTGAACCTCGCGCAATGAAGTGGGGCCTTAAGTTTTTGTATGAACGTTACAATCTTCCCATCTACATCACGGAAAACGGTCTCAGTAATACTGACTGGGTTCAAGCAAACGGACGCGTTTCCGACCCACAACGTATTGATTTCCTATACCAATACCTACTTGCACTCGAAGAAGCCATAGATGATGGCGTTGATGTTCGTGGATACTTCCAATGGTCACTTCTCGATAACTTTGAATGGATCATTGGCTACAACTCTCGCTTTGGTCTCGTACATGTTGATTACGAAACACAACAACGTACCCTAAAAGATTCAGCCTATTGGTATAAGCGCGTCATAGAACTCAATAGTCCCCAAGAGGCTTCCGCTGAATTGACTCCAATGCAGCAAATCTGA
- a CDS encoding DUF1559 family PulG-like putative transporter — protein MFSNLYPRQPFDRAFTLIELLVVISIIALLIGILLPALSAARRTARMVTCNTNLRQISLGYVMYANDNKTFYPASTENLTSYTKDFANFPLERYLKGYIMNAQGSGWSSSTDFAGGVFLCPSSGMYLETGASQPGYRLESGEHPAEGRIHNAYYGLFHHWVRTRTSGPAGRYKPNVWREPYFSKPHGVPIQYCSTANAQRPNSISSTSWHGPDGKYGRPTAFIDGHTATLTQTKYTEYSQTIMNANAMYQGESAHAWVGKDDGTLQHARDYELDEF, from the coding sequence ATGTTCAGCAATCTATACCCAAGACAACCATTCGATCGGGCCTTTACATTGATAGAATTGCTTGTAGTCATCTCAATCATAGCGTTACTTATTGGAATACTTCTTCCCGCATTAAGCGCAGCTCGCCGAACCGCTCGCATGGTGACTTGTAATACGAATCTCAGACAAATCTCGCTGGGCTATGTCATGTACGCAAATGACAACAAAACCTTTTATCCCGCAAGCACAGAGAACCTTACTTCATACACAAAAGATTTTGCAAACTTTCCTCTCGAAAGATATCTAAAAGGCTACATCATGAATGCTCAAGGTTCAGGCTGGAGTTCATCAACCGATTTCGCTGGCGGAGTTTTTCTTTGCCCCTCGTCAGGCATGTATCTCGAAACTGGCGCCTCTCAACCCGGCTATCGCCTCGAATCAGGTGAGCATCCCGCAGAGGGTCGCATACATAACGCGTACTACGGCCTCTTCCATCATTGGGTTCGCACACGTACCTCAGGCCCCGCCGGTCGTTACAAACCTAATGTCTGGCGTGAACCATATTTCTCGAAACCACACGGCGTACCCATCCAATACTGTTCCACTGCAAACGCTCAACGACCCAATTCTATCTCCAGTACCTCATGGCATGGACCTGACGGGAAATACGGCAGACCAACAGCTTTTATCGACGGTCATACCGCCACACTCACACAAACAAAATACACCGAATATTCTCAAACCATCATGAACGCAAATGCGATGTATCAAGGAGAATCCGCTCACGCATGGGTCGGCAAAGATGATGGCACGCTTCAACATGCCCGTGACTACGAACTCGACGAATTTTAA
- a CDS encoding PEP-CTERM sorting domain-containing protein, whose product MNNSTLRFALAIYLLAFATAYSTNAAMLELIRPVALGTHGFVRTSNMFDIDGLAYTPGVAGNLNDPFNVVDPAAHQGWGFSEDNTRFSWLDFGEDWASIKIAQVWSLYRPFSATQANGIGLSSMWWDDDNDSTKDPTDADVTEFVFGSADLTSNVNSQTWLADMTTTAGNEISLGGRYLLIQGQPGFHGRINEIAFVGYADIPEPASLSLLLIGLTLLAHKRKQ is encoded by the coding sequence ATGAACAACAGTACACTGCGATTCGCCTTAGCAATCTATCTCTTGGCGTTCGCCACCGCTTATTCCACAAACGCCGCGATGCTCGAATTGATCCGCCCAGTTGCCTTGGGTACACACGGCTTCGTCCGAACATCGAACATGTTCGACATTGATGGCCTCGCCTACACCCCCGGTGTAGCTGGCAACCTTAACGATCCTTTTAATGTCGTCGATCCCGCAGCCCACCAAGGTTGGGGTTTTTCGGAAGACAACACACGTTTTTCATGGCTTGATTTCGGCGAAGATTGGGCCTCAATCAAAATCGCGCAAGTCTGGTCTTTATACCGACCCTTCTCTGCAACACAAGCGAACGGCATTGGCCTCTCATCTATGTGGTGGGACGATGATAACGACTCGACCAAAGATCCAACCGACGCTGATGTAACTGAATTCGTATTTGGTAGCGCCGATCTAACTTCGAACGTGAATTCTCAAACCTGGCTGGCTGACATGACGACAACCGCAGGCAACGAAATATCGCTCGGGGGTAGATATCTGCTTATTCAAGGGCAACCCGGATTTCACGGACGTATTAATGAGATCGCTTTCGTTGGCTACGCCGATATCCCCGAGCCCGCTTCACTCTCATTGCTTCTAATTGGACTCACGTTACTTGCGCACAAACGAAAGCAATAG
- the gmd gene encoding GDP-mannose 4,6-dehydratase has product MAESRNCALITGITGQDGSYLAELLLEKGYEVHGLIRRSSTFSTERIDHIYADPHESGVRLHLHYADLTDGAGLSRVIREVKPTEVYNLGAQSHVRVSFDQPVYTADAVGVGALNLLEAIRDYQDLSGEKVRYYQASSSEMFGKVAEVPQKETTPFHPRSPYGVAKVYAHWITVNYRESYDMHASCGILFNHESPRRGETFVTRKITRAVGRIKCGLQDKLYLGNIDALRDWGFAGDYVEMMWRMLQQDTPDDYVVATGEMYSVRQFCEKAFSRVGLNYEDYVEVDPRYYRPAEVEQLLGDPAKAKKQLDWVPQTSFDELVNMMVDNDLDLAKREKTLLDAGHNVSIQDGVRH; this is encoded by the coding sequence TTGGCTGAATCACGTAACTGCGCTCTCATTACCGGTATTACCGGACAAGACGGCTCATATCTCGCAGAATTACTTCTCGAGAAAGGCTACGAAGTCCACGGCCTCATCCGTCGTTCCAGCACCTTCAGCACAGAACGCATCGACCACATCTACGCCGATCCACATGAGTCTGGCGTACGACTTCACCTACACTACGCCGATCTCACCGACGGTGCCGGCCTCTCGCGCGTCATCCGTGAAGTCAAACCCACCGAAGTCTACAACCTCGGCGCCCAATCCCACGTCCGCGTTTCATTCGACCAGCCCGTCTATACCGCAGACGCTGTCGGCGTCGGCGCACTCAACCTCCTCGAAGCAATCCGCGATTACCAAGACCTCTCGGGAGAGAAAGTACGCTATTACCAAGCATCGTCCTCCGAGATGTTCGGCAAGGTCGCCGAAGTGCCACAAAAAGAAACAACACCCTTCCACCCACGCTCACCATACGGTGTCGCAAAGGTCTACGCTCACTGGATCACCGTCAACTACCGTGAATCCTACGACATGCACGCTTCCTGCGGCATCCTCTTCAACCACGAATCACCTCGCCGCGGCGAAACATTTGTCACACGCAAAATCACACGCGCTGTTGGCCGAATCAAATGCGGCCTTCAAGACAAACTCTACCTCGGTAACATCGACGCGCTCCGCGACTGGGGCTTTGCCGGCGACTACGTCGAAATGATGTGGCGCATGCTGCAACAAGACACCCCCGATGATTACGTCGTCGCCACCGGCGAAATGTACTCCGTCCGTCAGTTCTGCGAAAAAGCATTCTCACGTGTCGGACTCAACTACGAAGACTACGTCGAAGTCGACCCTCGCTACTACCGCCCCGCAGAAGTCGAGCAGCTCCTCGGCGACCCTGCGAAAGCCAAAAAACAACTCGACTGGGTCCCTCAAACATCATTCGATGAGCTCGTCAACATGATGGTTGATAACGACCTCGACCTCGCCAAACGCGAAAAAACCCTACTCGATGCCGGCCACAACGTCAGTATCCAAGACGGTGTTAGGCACTAA
- a CDS encoding GDP-L-fucose synthase family protein, whose protein sequence is MLDLKNQKIVITGGAGFLGQFVQKALISRGVSKDNIFIPRRKDYDLTLESNVVRLYEDAKPDVVIHLAAEVGGIGANQDHPGRFCFANLSMGMHLIEHARINNIKKFVQTGTVCAYPKFAPIPFNERDLWNGFPEETNAPYGVAKKTLFVMLDGYKREYNLNSSVVLPVNLYGPGDNFDLHTSHVIPALIRKCIEARNRNDEFIECWGTGSASREFLYVEDAAEAIVVATEKMDDPTPINLGTCNEIKIKDLVELIAKLTGFKGQIRWDSSKPDGQPRRCLDTTKAKELMNWQAQVGFEEGLKKTIEWFESQDSIREIVYG, encoded by the coding sequence ATGCTCGATCTCAAAAACCAAAAAATCGTCATCACCGGCGGCGCAGGTTTCCTCGGCCAATTTGTCCAGAAAGCTCTCATCTCACGCGGCGTCTCAAAAGACAACATCTTCATCCCCCGCCGCAAAGATTACGATCTTACACTCGAATCCAACGTCGTCCGCCTCTACGAAGACGCCAAACCCGACGTTGTCATTCACCTCGCTGCTGAAGTCGGCGGCATCGGCGCCAACCAAGATCACCCCGGACGCTTCTGTTTCGCAAATCTCTCTATGGGCATGCACCTCATCGAACACGCCCGCATCAACAACATCAAAAAATTCGTCCAGACCGGCACCGTCTGCGCTTACCCTAAATTCGCACCCATCCCTTTCAACGAACGTGATCTCTGGAACGGGTTCCCCGAAGAAACAAACGCACCCTACGGCGTTGCCAAAAAAACACTCTTCGTTATGCTCGATGGCTACAAACGCGAATACAACCTCAACTCCTCAGTCGTTCTCCCCGTCAACCTTTATGGCCCCGGCGACAACTTCGACCTTCATACCTCACACGTCATTCCCGCACTCATCCGCAAATGCATCGAAGCCCGTAACCGTAACGATGAATTCATCGAATGCTGGGGCACCGGCTCCGCTTCACGCGAATTCCTCTATGTCGAAGACGCCGCTGAAGCGATTGTAGTGGCAACCGAGAAAATGGACGATCCTACCCCCATCAACCTCGGCACATGCAACGAAATCAAAATCAAAGACCTCGTCGAGCTCATCGCAAAACTTACGGGTTTTAAAGGCCAAATCCGTTGGGATTCATCCAAACCCGACGGCCAGCCTCGCCGTTGCCTCGACACCACCAAAGCCAAAGAACTCATGAACTGGCAAGCACAAGTCGGTTTTGAAGAAGGTCTCAAGAAAACCATTGAGTGGTTCGAATCACAAGACTCAATCCGCGAAATCGTCTACGGATAA
- a CDS encoding glycosyltransferase family 4 protein, with product MRITILNQFYKPDISPTANLAASLAEHWAAKGHEVTVVASQGGYVEGADFAKSSLDHGVRVHRCWTPALGKKNLLSRAIDYGCFNLGAFLRALRLPKQDIIFSMTTPPWIGLAGNLHKMKSRQTKLALWFMDVHPEIGEVTGMQKPGGLISKVLRMFNRRIFNKLDHLAVLDPAMGDLLNKLYGHAGTKFGTTVIPNWEPMSKYPQNMDVKPWHKADELGLKDQFVILYTGNLGIVHQFDDLLALAQRIADLPVKFLINGGGKRMPVLKEAAARDGLSNFIFNGYVPFEELPAVMNSADLAYITLRNDCAGMASPSKVHANLAMGLPVLFSGPLKSNVDIAVTEHEAGLSVREGDVDGMERFVRELIADKKKLAMYQVNAREAFDKAYNDVATHEQFDELLDEMFAKTAAEPEAVAGAV from the coding sequence ATGCGAATTACGATCCTAAATCAGTTTTACAAGCCGGATATCAGCCCCACTGCGAACTTGGCTGCTTCGTTGGCTGAGCATTGGGCTGCAAAGGGACATGAGGTGACGGTTGTCGCTTCACAAGGTGGATACGTTGAGGGGGCTGATTTTGCCAAGTCATCGCTGGATCACGGCGTACGTGTCCATCGCTGCTGGACCCCTGCCCTAGGTAAGAAAAATCTGCTCTCACGCGCGATCGATTACGGCTGCTTTAACCTGGGTGCTTTTCTTCGGGCATTACGGTTACCAAAACAGGACATCATTTTTTCGATGACAACGCCGCCTTGGATTGGGTTGGCGGGCAATCTTCACAAGATGAAGAGTCGGCAAACCAAGTTGGCGTTATGGTTTATGGATGTGCATCCGGAGATTGGTGAGGTGACTGGGATGCAAAAGCCGGGCGGACTGATCTCAAAGGTGCTGCGTATGTTTAATCGCAGGATCTTTAATAAGCTGGATCATCTAGCAGTACTGGATCCCGCGATGGGCGATTTGCTCAATAAGCTTTATGGCCATGCGGGAACAAAGTTTGGCACGACGGTAATCCCGAACTGGGAGCCGATGTCGAAGTATCCACAAAACATGGATGTTAAGCCGTGGCATAAGGCGGATGAACTAGGCCTTAAAGATCAATTTGTGATTCTATATACAGGTAACTTGGGGATCGTGCATCAGTTCGATGATTTACTCGCACTCGCGCAGCGCATAGCAGATCTGCCTGTAAAGTTTCTAATTAACGGCGGTGGAAAACGGATGCCTGTTCTGAAAGAAGCAGCGGCGCGTGACGGGTTAAGCAATTTTATTTTCAACGGTTACGTGCCTTTCGAGGAATTGCCTGCGGTCATGAATTCTGCCGACTTGGCGTACATCACCTTAAGAAATGATTGTGCTGGGATGGCTTCACCGAGCAAGGTTCATGCGAACCTAGCGATGGGTTTGCCGGTGCTGTTTAGCGGACCGTTGAAATCGAACGTGGACATCGCGGTAACAGAACATGAAGCGGGATTGTCAGTCCGCGAGGGCGATGTGGATGGTATGGAACGATTTGTACGTGAGCTGATCGCAGATAAAAAGAAGTTGGCCATGTATCAGGTGAACGCGCGTGAAGCGTTTGATAAGGCGTACAACGACGTCGCCACGCATGAACAGTTTGATGAGCTTCTGGATGAGATGTTCGCCAAGACGGCTGCGGAACCTGAGGCGGTCGCAGGGGCTGTTTGA
- a CDS encoding oligosaccharide flippase family protein has product MPDSLIADQKSLTDQLLTRVKNSPLLKRVLGGSLWMLFGGVLSSAVRLATGVVMARILGGDGYGKLGVIMATIAMFTAFAGFGIGGTATRYVSKYRNENPRRACEILKLANIAAMMTALVGCGVLLAFGPNLSKDIFVNSDLLFEFNICAIIIFFITINGAQIGCLQGCEAFKASSIVACVTDILIVLLMVSGAYIAGVRGAVIGNAIGWAIRWGTYFVASRRVLRACDLNEVVSAKDSLKSYPVLLKFSLPSFLCNILIMPINFTLMALLTQSGHAYLEVGIYNISNQWRFAILFVPTAVMSAVLPVMSNTLGAKRYGSYNKVLLLTILGMLAGVGVLVVVLGGGSPWIAWMYGEKYVGTGLVAILLMTFMVGGLDAVNRIAGIDMMCHNRVWVGVGFCVVLSGVVIGCGYMFADEGAMGIMKALLIGYLVHTLNQAVYLAYSYMKTRGEAVRQLCGVEERVVMKEGV; this is encoded by the coding sequence ATGCCGGATAGCCTGATTGCGGATCAAAAATCCCTCACAGATCAATTACTCACACGAGTCAAGAATTCTCCCCTGCTAAAACGTGTCCTCGGCGGTAGCCTCTGGATGCTCTTTGGCGGAGTTCTTTCCAGCGCAGTCCGCCTCGCAACAGGTGTTGTCATGGCCCGAATCCTTGGTGGTGATGGTTATGGCAAGCTTGGTGTGATCATGGCGACGATTGCAATGTTCACAGCGTTTGCGGGGTTTGGGATTGGGGGGACGGCGACGCGGTATGTGTCGAAGTATCGGAATGAGAATCCGCGACGGGCGTGTGAGATTTTGAAGCTGGCGAATATTGCGGCGATGATGACGGCGCTTGTGGGGTGTGGGGTTTTGCTGGCGTTTGGGCCGAACTTGTCGAAAGACATTTTTGTCAATTCGGATTTGCTGTTTGAATTTAATATCTGTGCCATCATTATCTTTTTTATAACAATTAATGGTGCTCAGATTGGTTGCTTGCAGGGGTGTGAGGCATTCAAGGCGAGTAGTATTGTTGCGTGTGTGACCGATATATTGATTGTTCTGTTGATGGTTAGTGGTGCTTATATTGCGGGTGTTCGGGGGGCAGTGATCGGCAATGCGATTGGTTGGGCGATTCGTTGGGGGACGTACTTTGTTGCTTCAAGGCGAGTGTTGAGAGCTTGTGATTTGAATGAAGTTGTTAGTGCGAAAGATTCATTGAAATCGTATCCGGTATTATTGAAATTCAGCTTGCCATCATTTTTGTGCAATATATTGATTATGCCGATCAATTTTACGTTGATGGCGCTATTGACGCAGTCGGGACATGCGTATCTTGAGGTTGGGATTTATAACATTAGTAATCAGTGGCGTTTCGCGATATTGTTTGTGCCAACAGCGGTGATGTCAGCGGTGTTGCCGGTGATGTCGAACACGTTGGGTGCGAAGCGATACGGATCGTATAACAAGGTTTTATTATTAACAATTCTGGGGATGTTGGCGGGTGTGGGTGTGTTAGTGGTGGTATTGGGGGGCGGATCGCCTTGGATTGCGTGGATGTATGGTGAGAAGTATGTGGGGACGGGTTTGGTGGCGATCTTGTTGATGACGTTTATGGTGGGCGGTTTGGATGCGGTGAACCGAATTGCGGGGATTGACATGATGTGTCATAACCGTGTGTGGGTGGGTGTTGGATTCTGTGTGGTGCTGTCGGGTGTAGTGATTGGCTGCGGGTATATGTTTGCGGATGAGGGTGCGATGGGGATTATGAAGGCGCTATTGATTGGATATTTGGTACACACGCTGAATCAGGCGGTGTATTTGGCTTACTCGTATATGAAGACGCGTGGTGAAGCGGTGCGGCAGTTATGTGGTGTTGAGGAGAGAGTTGTTATGAAGGAGGGTGTGTGA